TCTTATGAAGAATGCTAAGAATGTCCGTTTTGTTTCAAAAACGTTAAATTTTCAGTACAAAGATGAGGACTATATAATTATCAAAAAAGAATCATTAAAGAGAGCTTTGAGTCTAACACCAGAACCAGCAAAGATGTTTGTAGGAGAAAGGTTAATAGCTGATTGGAACATAGACGTTGGTGAACGTAGCATTGTGGTACATATATTTGATACTGATTATATAGATGAACATTTAATAATTGGGCTTTTTCATGCATTTTTATACCAACTAAAGGTTAAATTAATAGTTGCGTATTTCCGAAACGACCAGTTGTTGAACCTTAAAAGGAATAAAATACCATCGAAGTGTTAATAAAAACAGTTGAATCTACTATTCGTCCTGTACAAGGAGACGTCAAAAATGATCCCGGCTTCCATCCAGGATTTCATAATGGGTATGAAGTTGTTAAAGTTACGTTTAACCATCCCACAGATGAATGCCTTGTTTCATTGCATGACTTATAGAAAAAAAGAAACGGTTCCGTATGTAATTAATAAGTGAAACAGAGCAAGTGTCGGCCATTTGCTCTGTTTTTATAGATTTACTAAATGATGCAGGTGGTCACAGCACTATGTTTAATAGATCATAGTCAAAGG
The nucleotide sequence above comes from Paraliobacillus zengyii. Encoded proteins:
- a CDS encoding tubby C-terminal domain-like protein — translated: MEYYYKTNVSGLTTKPLKVYQGNKQIGVIQGYFDNIRKKFIDELVGGVPIFLKHELKDQFGNTRLLAKPRTFKGQIAITYFDGDNSKCEILMKNAKNVRFVSKTLNFQYKDEDYIIIKKESLKRALSLTPEPAKMFVGERLIADWNIDVGERSIVVHIFDTDYIDEHLIIGLFHAFLYQLKVKLIVAYFRNDQLLNLKRNKIPSKC